The following are from one region of the Anaeropeptidivorans aminofermentans genome:
- a CDS encoding glycosyltransferase family 8 protein: MKRISAPFIWRKPFSTEALTENTGDKAGNFISDFERTASIYRKDYFMNKSMDILVTLDSNYIPPLKVMLRSLFLTNPGISFNIHIIYSIMKPEEVKDLEAYTKALGGRLIPIFVNDELFSEAPTVMHYTKAMYYRLLAHELLDESLDKILYLDPDILVINPIGELYNTDISDYLFAAASHTSVIPVMDNINKVRLKTYEAKGYFNSGVLLINLKLCRKTIKEKDIFTFIEENKNELILPDQDVLNALYGKMIKPVDDSLYNMDARYTETYRLISMGKIDTAWVMENTVILHFCGKKKPWLKGSINKYAMLYRHYMRLTEIFKY; encoded by the coding sequence ATGAAGAGAATATCAGCCCCCTTCATCTGGCGGAAGCCCTTCAGTACAGAAGCCTTGACAGAAAATACTGGCGATAAGGCCGGAAATTTTATATCCGATTTTGAAAGGACCGCTTCTATCTATAGAAAGGATTATTTTATGAATAAAAGCATGGATATTTTAGTAACATTAGACTCCAATTATATACCGCCCCTTAAAGTAATGCTGCGTTCACTTTTTCTTACAAACCCCGGCATCTCCTTTAACATACATATAATATATTCTATAATGAAGCCGGAAGAAGTAAAGGACCTTGAAGCCTATACGAAGGCCCTTGGTGGAAGGCTCATTCCTATCTTTGTAAACGATGAACTTTTTTCCGAGGCCCCTACTGTCATGCATTATACAAAAGCAATGTATTACAGGCTTCTGGCCCATGAGCTTCTTGACGAAAGCCTTGATAAAATACTTTATCTCGACCCCGACATTCTTGTTATTAATCCCATAGGCGAACTTTATAATACAGATATTTCAGATTACCTTTTTGCCGCCGCTTCCCATACTTCGGTCATTCCCGTTATGGATAATATAAATAAGGTCCGCCTTAAAACATATGAGGCAAAGGGTTATTTTAATTCAGGTGTGCTTTTAATCAATCTTAAGCTTTGCAGAAAAACCATCAAAGAAAAGGATATCTTTACATTTATAGAAGAAAATAAAAATGAGCTTATCCTTCCCGATCAGGACGTATTAAATGCCCTTTACGGAAAAATGATAAAACCTGTAGACGACAGCCTATATAATATGGATGCAAGATATACGGAAACCTACCGACTTATTTCCATGGGTAAAATTGATACGGCATGGGTAATGGAAAACACCGTAATACTCCATTTCTGCGGAAAGAAAAAGCCTTGGCTTAAAGGCTCAATCAATAAATATGCCATGCTTTACAGGCATTATATGCGGCTTACGGAAATTTTTAAATATTAA
- a CDS encoding helix-turn-helix domain-containing protein, producing the protein MHKIILWDNDGENIKNISRYINSNNNKFKVIGTSMDLDPDYTGIINKKKPDLIVADIKFFGIHSGRILSDIHNKFPEIRFILYGGLNEAEYLKKYLSYGAIDYMIKPFKPSELERCLERASDYFGNTLKKIEEAKKLIRSFENNAAVFEGLFLNNLVNGIISDREEIEENFKYFNMAMTKDFTVMQIKIDNFLDINKGMLPENKHMMIYNMLDTVISSLIEYNARSFISSFNIVTVILSGTEGIENIYRIAESIKNNILHKNDIKVTIGIGRTYEAPEDIYLSFNESAICINHRYSLGSNSVIPIDFIQANRKITFNCSYIKEQKLAFNAASGLFDNCVRLLDDIFSYLRKAEPLPERLFSQMVVEIMLSIGRCVLEQRHMSDTKVPEFFSTQLALEIKTLDGAYEYLYENIKRFCAYVNAQRIKEDERIFKEAKEYVEKRYYETISIFKTALFVQTTPDHLNRLFLEYEKDSFYEFAVRTRLEEGKRLLRETDFDDNIIAVNIGYDNGRYFKAIFKQYEKIDPLEYRAKYKEL; encoded by the coding sequence ATGCACAAAATTATATTATGGGATAACGACGGCGAAAACATAAAAAATATATCTAGATATATTAATTCAAATAACAATAAATTTAAAGTTATAGGAACCTCTATGGATTTGGACCCGGACTATACGGGAATCATAAATAAGAAAAAGCCCGATTTAATCGTTGCAGATATTAAATTTTTCGGTATTCATTCAGGCAGGATACTTTCAGATATACATAATAAATTTCCGGAAATCAGGTTTATTCTTTACGGAGGGCTTAACGAGGCCGAATATTTAAAAAAATATCTTTCCTACGGAGCAATTGATTATATGATAAAGCCTTTTAAACCGTCGGAGCTTGAAAGATGTCTTGAAAGGGCCTCAGATTATTTCGGAAATACCCTTAAAAAAATAGAGGAAGCAAAGAAGCTTATAAGAAGCTTTGAAAATAATGCCGCCGTATTTGAAGGGCTTTTCTTAAATAATCTTGTAAACGGCATTATTTCTGACAGGGAAGAAATAGAAGAAAACTTTAAATATTTTAATATGGCTATGACCAAAGATTTTACAGTCATGCAGATAAAAATTGATAATTTTTTAGATATCAATAAGGGGATGCTCCCTGAAAACAAGCATATGATGATTTACAATATGCTGGATACGGTCATATCAAGCTTAATAGAATATAATGCCAGAAGCTTTATAAGCTCATTTAATATTGTAACGGTTATTCTTTCAGGTACAGAGGGTATTGAAAATATCTACAGAATAGCGGAGTCCATAAAAAATAATATTCTTCATAAAAACGATATTAAAGTAACCATTGGCATTGGCAGGACCTATGAAGCGCCGGAGGATATATATTTATCTTTTAATGAATCTGCCATATGCATAAATCATAGGTATTCTCTCGGCAGCAATTCTGTAATCCCTATTGATTTTATTCAGGCAAACAGGAAGATTACCTTTAACTGCTCTTATATAAAGGAGCAGAAGCTTGCCTTTAATGCGGCTTCAGGGCTTTTTGACAATTGCGTAAGGCTGCTTGATGATATATTTTCTTACCTTAGAAAAGCGGAGCCGCTTCCTGAAAGGCTTTTTTCCCAGATGGTCGTTGAAATAATGCTTTCTATAGGCAGATGTGTCCTTGAGCAAAGGCATATGAGCGATACAAAGGTTCCGGAGTTTTTTTCAACGCAATTGGCTCTTGAAATAAAAACATTAGACGGGGCATATGAATACCTGTATGAAAACATTAAGCGTTTTTGTGCATATGTAAATGCCCAGAGGATAAAAGAAGACGAAAGGATATTTAAAGAAGCCAAGGAATATGTTGAAAAGCGTTATTATGAGACGATTTCCATATTTAAGACGGCTCTTTTTGTTCAAACAACCCCTGACCATTTAAACAGGCTTTTTTTGGAATATGAAAAAGACAGCTTCTATGAATTTGCCGTAAGAACAAGGCTGGAAGAAGGAAAGCGGCTTTTAAGAGAAACGGATTTTGACGATAATATTATAGCCGTAAACATAGGCTATGATAACGGAAGATATTTTAAAGCAATATTTAAGCAGTATGAAAAAATAGACCCATTGGAATACAGGGCAAAATATAAGGAACTATAA
- a CDS encoding YjjG family noncanonical pyrimidine nucleotidase, with protein sequence MAYEIILLDADDTLYDFGKAMEKALEKLFNYYGIGYTAENVNVYKKHNRLSWDMFERGEIDKERLSTIRFELFLNEMGLNHLSITEVNDRYISFLGEGTYLIDGAEEVCKSLSFERTLVIATNGFEKSQMARFSNSSIYPYIDYVAISEKIGYPKPDGRFFDYALNICGCTDKSKVIMIGDSLNADIKGGINYGIDTCWYNPHNTELPEGIRPTYIISDLKEILDIVGAL encoded by the coding sequence ATGGCTTACGAAATTATATTACTAGACGCCGACGATACTCTTTATGACTTTGGCAAAGCTATGGAAAAAGCGCTTGAAAAGCTTTTTAATTATTACGGTATAGGGTATACTGCTGAAAATGTAAATGTTTATAAAAAGCATAACCGCCTATCGTGGGATATGTTTGAAAGGGGAGAAATCGATAAGGAAAGGCTAAGTACGATCCGTTTTGAGCTTTTTCTGAATGAAATGGGCCTGAACCACCTTTCTATAACAGAAGTAAATGACAGGTATATTTCATTTCTGGGAGAAGGTACTTATCTTATTGACGGGGCTGAAGAAGTATGCAAAAGCCTTAGCTTTGAAAGAACTTTGGTTATAGCAACAAACGGCTTTGAAAAAAGCCAGATGGCGCGGTTTTCCAATTCTTCCATATATCCGTATATCGATTATGTCGCTATATCGGAAAAGATAGGCTACCCAAAGCCGGACGGCAGGTTTTTTGATTATGCTTTAAATATCTGCGGCTGCACCGATAAAAGCAAGGTCATTATGATAGGAGACTCTTTAAATGCAGATATAAAAGGGGGTATCAATTACGGCATAGATACCTGCTGGTACAATCCGCATAACACAGAGCTTCCGGAAGGCATTCGGCCTACATATATTATTTCTGATTTAAAAGAGATACTTGATATAGTAGGCGCACTGTAA
- a CDS encoding DUF445 family protein, which yields MNHLPKRGRFKIELSLLVTPAICGVVGYFTNLIAIKMLFLPRYEKRIMGMKVPFTPGLLPKSKSRMAHSVGETVGGYLLTESAIKEAVINSGVENIINDFLDKTYKELSESDKHISDYLAGYLESNTEAVESMKEKFILSIKSYILENKKAVIKGLYEEIKGKLISMDAEKYYLLLEGFVSDKVFEKYKDIASKGGFSPLIDDMAKDFLLKISGETKNIKEYIPEELQEEIKNSLLNYMPKAGIYIAQKLNSDIELNERLMELVKTVINDSVGSLIGSLVYRKVYESIKDSTIEYISDAEKLIGLYEKAEGYLEEILNKPLGEFIKNIDENMICKILSKGESLFLNENNVQKLISLISDKFRRKISPEDKSLYDIIEIFCSDFEEKALELLSEIWDREIEPKTYEMLNKLSDKLIRDFMNLEIGSLMKGLGYERYHNIKVFIMNHKDNLIEKAASFVSEKLNVRHMVEEKINEMDVRTIEKIVIDVARKELNYITYMGGVLGFIIGLVPEIIKLL from the coding sequence TTGAATCACTTACCTAAGAGAGGAAGATTTAAAATAGAACTTAGTTTATTAGTGACCCCTGCCATATGCGGGGTCGTAGGATATTTTACGAATTTAATCGCAATAAAAATGCTTTTTCTTCCGCGATATGAAAAAAGAATCATGGGAATGAAAGTTCCTTTTACTCCGGGGCTTCTGCCTAAATCCAAAAGCCGTATGGCCCATTCTGTGGGAGAAACCGTCGGCGGGTATCTTTTAACGGAAAGCGCCATAAAAGAAGCTGTTATCAACTCAGGGGTAGAAAATATTATAAACGACTTTTTAGATAAGACCTATAAAGAGCTTTCGGAAAGCGATAAGCATATTTCTGATTATTTAGCGGGCTATTTAGAGAGTAATACTGAAGCAGTAGAATCAATGAAAGAAAAATTTATACTTTCTATAAAAAGCTATATTTTAGAAAATAAGAAAGCCGTTATAAAAGGACTCTATGAAGAAATAAAGGGCAAGCTTATTTCCATGGATGCAGAAAAATATTATTTGCTTCTGGAAGGTTTTGTTTCGGATAAGGTTTTCGAAAAATATAAAGATATTGCATCAAAAGGCGGATTTTCTCCTTTGATTGATGATATGGCTAAGGATTTTTTATTGAAGATTTCAGGGGAAACAAAAAATATAAAGGAATATATCCCTGAGGAGCTTCAAGAGGAAATTAAGAACAGCCTTCTGAATTATATGCCGAAAGCCGGAATTTACATTGCCCAAAAATTAAATAGCGATATAGAGCTTAATGAAAGGCTTATGGAGCTTGTAAAAACGGTTATAAATGACAGCGTAGGCTCTCTGATAGGCTCTTTGGTATACAGGAAGGTCTATGAAAGCATTAAGGATAGCACAATAGAATATATTTCCGATGCGGAAAAGCTCATAGGGCTTTATGAAAAAGCAGAAGGTTATTTAGAAGAAATATTAAATAAGCCCCTGGGAGAATTTATTAAAAATATAGATGAAAATATGATTTGTAAAATTTTATCTAAAGGCGAAAGCTTATTCTTAAATGAAAATAATGTTCAGAAGCTTATATCTCTTATTTCAGATAAATTCAGAAGGAAAATATCTCCAGAAGATAAATCTCTTTATGATATTATTGAAATTTTCTGCAGTGATTTTGAAGAAAAGGCTCTTGAGCTCCTTTCCGAAATTTGGGATAGAGAGATAGAGCCTAAAACATATGAAATGCTTAATAAATTGTCGGACAAGCTCATAAGAGACTTTATGAACCTTGAAATAGGCAGCCTAATGAAAGGGCTGGGGTATGAAAGGTATCATAATATAAAAGTATTTATAATGAATCATAAGGATAATTTAATTGAAAAGGCGGCTTCATTCGTATCTGAAAAATTAAATGTAAGGCATATGGTTGAAGAAAAGATAAACGAGATGGATGTAAGAACTATAGAGAAAATCGTAATAGATGTAGCTAGAAAAGAGCTTAATTATATAACGTATATGGGCGGAGTCTTAGGCTTTATAATAGGTCTTGTACCTGAAATCATAAAACTGCTCTAG
- a CDS encoding redox-sensing transcriptional repressor Rex: MDNSKSVSLAVIKRLPRYYRYLGDLLDNGITRISSKELSNKMNITASQIRQDLNNFGCFGQQGYGYNVELLYNEIKKILGLDKEYSIVIIGAGNIGQALANYVNFERRGFYFKALFDINPKLIGMTIRGIEVRDVDTLPDYLKNNPIDIAVLALPKANAKEVAAIVTNSGVKGIWNFSHIDLDKKAGVKFENVHLTDSLMTLSYKLNEDEIIERFNVLPKR, from the coding sequence ATGGACAATTCAAAATCGGTATCTCTTGCAGTTATTAAAAGGCTCCCGAGGTACTACAGATATTTGGGAGATTTACTTGATAATGGAATTACGCGGATTTCTTCAAAGGAACTTTCTAATAAAATGAATATAACCGCATCTCAAATCAGGCAGGACCTTAATAATTTCGGCTGCTTCGGCCAGCAGGGCTATGGGTATAATGTGGAGCTTTTGTATAATGAAATCAAGAAGATACTTGGTCTTGACAAGGAATATTCCATAGTGATAATAGGGGCCGGAAATATAGGCCAGGCCTTGGCCAATTACGTTAATTTTGAAAGACGGGGCTTTTATTTCAAAGCGCTTTTTGACATTAATCCAAAGCTTATCGGCATGACCATAAGGGGCATTGAAGTAAGAGATGTTGATACTCTTCCTGATTATCTTAAAAATAATCCTATAGACATAGCTGTTTTGGCGCTCCCCAAGGCGAATGCAAAAGAGGTTGCCGCAATCGTCACCAATTCGGGGGTAAAGGGAATTTGGAATTTTTCCCATATTGATTTAGATAAAAAAGCAGGTGTTAAATTTGAAAATGTTCATTTAACAGACAGCCTTATGACTTTATCGTATAAATTAAATGAGGATGAAATTATAGAACGCTTTAATGTTCTGCCCAAAAGATAA
- the abc-f gene encoding ribosomal protection-like ABC-F family protein — protein sequence MVLSCKNVSKAFVTDVVLDNISFHLEDNDKMAIVGVNGAGKTTLLRIITGEMVADSGEIYIRNGAKMGYMSQLFEMNPENTVEEELTSVFTELIALEKELMALTARMPSLKGKELEDIMSVYDKKNFIFEQMDGYKYKSKIRGIINGLAFDRFGSLKIEKLSGGQKTQVALGKLLLSEPDLLLLDEPTNHLDIESVKWLEDFLRAYEKALIVVSHDRYFLNRIVGKVFEIENTHGFMYKGNYSFYAKEKELIRQSQLKRYIDQQKIIKKQEESIKLLRSFNREKSIKRAESKQKLLDKIERVDRPEDLPDTIRIDLSPKIQSGNDVLSVQDLSKSFGNKLIFENASFEIKKGEKIALIGPNGVGKTTLFRIIMEEISQNSGSIKKGRNVIAGYYDQGQLSLDENKTIIEEISDAYPKLTMGEIRNVLAAFVFTGDDVFKKISALSGGEKGRVSLTKIMLSGANFLLLDEPTNHLDMFSKEILEDALKGYDGTLFFISHDRYFINACADRVIELNKHFTTSYLGNYDYYLEKKAEIFSSENAPQMITDAKKDWIEKKEADARDRKLKNLIKTLTRKIEETETHIDKLNQELEKDSVNTDYEKSAKLYKEIEENEEILLELYEKLDNANNS from the coding sequence ATGGTTCTCTCATGTAAAAATGTATCAAAAGCTTTTGTTACAGACGTAGTCTTAGATAATATCAGCTTTCATCTTGAAGATAATGATAAAATGGCCATCGTAGGCGTTAATGGTGCCGGTAAAACTACCCTTTTGAGAATTATTACCGGTGAAATGGTGGCGGACAGCGGTGAGATTTATATTAGAAACGGCGCAAAAATGGGCTATATGTCCCAGCTTTTTGAAATGAATCCTGAAAACACTGTTGAGGAGGAGCTTACTTCCGTATTTACGGAGCTTATCGCCCTTGAAAAAGAGCTCATGGCCCTTACGGCAAGAATGCCCTCTTTAAAAGGCAAAGAGCTTGAAGATATTATGAGTGTTTACGACAAAAAGAATTTTATTTTCGAGCAGATGGACGGATATAAATACAAATCAAAAATAAGAGGAATTATAAACGGTCTTGCTTTTGACCGTTTCGGAAGCTTAAAAATAGAAAAACTCTCCGGCGGCCAGAAAACTCAGGTAGCCCTTGGCAAGCTTCTTTTAAGCGAGCCTGATTTGCTCCTTCTGGACGAGCCTACAAACCATCTGGATATAGAGTCGGTAAAATGGCTTGAGGACTTTTTAAGGGCTTATGAAAAGGCTCTTATCGTCGTTTCCCATGACAGATATTTCTTAAACCGTATCGTGGGAAAGGTATTTGAAATAGAAAATACCCACGGCTTTATGTATAAGGGCAATTATTCTTTTTATGCAAAGGAAAAGGAGCTTATACGCCAAAGCCAGCTTAAAAGATATATAGACCAGCAGAAAATAATTAAAAAGCAGGAGGAATCCATTAAGCTCCTCCGCTCCTTCAATAGAGAAAAATCCATTAAGCGGGCCGAAAGCAAGCAGAAATTATTGGATAAAATTGAAAGGGTCGACAGGCCGGAAGACTTGCCCGATACCATAAGAATAGACCTAAGCCCTAAAATTCAAAGCGGAAATGATGTTTTATCCGTTCAAGACCTTTCTAAAAGCTTTGGGAATAAGCTTATATTTGAAAATGCCTCTTTTGAAATAAAAAAGGGCGAGAAAATTGCTTTGATAGGTCCTAACGGCGTAGGCAAAACAACATTATTCAGAATAATTATGGAAGAGATTTCTCAAAACTCCGGCTCCATAAAAAAAGGACGGAATGTCATTGCCGGATACTATGACCAAGGCCAGCTTTCCTTAGATGAAAATAAAACCATAATAGAAGAAATTTCAGATGCCTACCCCAAGCTTACAATGGGAGAAATCAGAAATGTCCTCGCCGCCTTTGTTTTCACAGGAGATGATGTATTCAAAAAAATATCCGCCCTTTCCGGCGGTGAAAAGGGCCGTGTCTCCCTTACGAAAATAATGCTTTCCGGTGCAAATTTCCTGCTTCTCGACGAGCCTACAAATCATTTGGATATGTTCTCAAAGGAAATTCTTGAAGATGCCCTGAAAGGCTATGACGGGACCCTCTTTTTCATATCTCATGACAGATATTTCATCAATGCCTGTGCCGATAGGGTTATAGAACTTAATAAGCATTTTACGACCTCTTATCTTGGTAATTATGACTATTATCTTGAAAAGAAAGCGGAGATTTTTTCTTCTGAAAATGCACCCCAGATGATTACAGACGCAAAAAAGGATTGGATAGAGAAAAAGGAAGCCGATGCAAGAGACAGAAAGCTTAAAAACCTGATTAAAACCCTTACCAGAAAAATCGAAGAAACAGAAACCCATATTGATAAACTGAATCAAGAGCTTGAAAAGGACAGCGTAAACACAGATTATGAAAAATCAGCAAAATTGTATAAAGAAATAGAAGAAAATGAAGAAATTTTACTTGAGTTATACGAAAAGTTAGATAATGCTAATAATTCTTAA
- a CDS encoding nitroreductase family protein yields MKDFLQSLEDRRTCYAISDKSPVSDERIEEIVKHCVKHVPSAFNMQSGKVLLLLNENHKALWDIVMEALRKIVPAEKFVPTEEKINSFAAGHGTILYFDDTEITNGLAEKFAAYKDNFPVWAQHANGMLQHAIWCALKNEGLGASLQHYNPLIDDEVSKKWDVPKTWKLIAQMPFGEPTAEPGPKEFAPIEERLKVYK; encoded by the coding sequence ATGAAAGATTTTTTACAATCACTTGAAGACAGACGAACCTGCTATGCTATTAGTGATAAATCTCCTGTATCCGACGAGAGAATTGAGGAAATAGTCAAGCACTGCGTAAAGCATGTGCCTTCTGCTTTTAATATGCAAAGCGGAAAAGTCCTTCTGCTTCTGAATGAAAACCATAAGGCCCTCTGGGACATCGTAATGGAAGCTCTTAGAAAAATAGTTCCTGCCGAAAAGTTTGTCCCTACAGAAGAAAAGATTAATTCCTTTGCAGCAGGCCACGGTACAATATTATATTTTGATGATACTGAAATTACAAACGGCCTTGCGGAAAAGTTCGCAGCATATAAAGACAATTTCCCTGTTTGGGCACAGCACGCCAACGGAATGCTTCAGCATGCCATATGGTGCGCCCTTAAAAATGAAGGCCTCGGCGCTTCTTTACAGCATTATAATCCCCTCATAGATGATGAAGTTTCAAAAAAATGGGATGTTCCGAAAACATGGAAGCTTATCGCCCAAATGCCTTTCGGTGAGCCTACTGCAGAGCCCGGCCCCAAGGAATTTGCTCCCATAGAAGAAAGACTTAAAGTTTATAAATAA
- the sufC gene encoding Fe-S cluster assembly ATPase SufC produces the protein MSNPLLKIDDLHAFVEDREILKGLNLTVNIGEVHVIMGPNGAGKSTLANIIMGHPGYEVSEGSITFEGEDITEEKPNERAKKGLFLSFQNPEEIPGVTMENFLRTARIAITGENVKAFAFHKETIAKMKELEMDESYASRYVNLGFSGGERKKSEIFQMLMLNPKLAILDETDSGLDVDAVKIVSSGVNKFKNENNAIIIITHNTKILDQLHADFVHILMDGKIVKTGGIELIDKINESGYVSLER, from the coding sequence ATGTCAAATCCGCTGCTTAAAATAGATGATCTTCATGCCTTTGTGGAGGATAGGGAAATATTAAAAGGACTTAATCTTACGGTTAATATCGGTGAGGTTCACGTCATTATGGGCCCTAACGGAGCCGGAAAATCCACTTTGGCCAATATTATTATGGGTCACCCGGGCTATGAGGTTTCCGAAGGCAGTATTACCTTTGAAGGAGAAGATATAACCGAAGAAAAACCTAACGAAAGAGCCAAGAAGGGCCTTTTTCTGTCTTTTCAAAACCCTGAGGAAATCCCCGGGGTTACTATGGAGAATTTCTTAAGAACTGCCCGTATTGCAATAACCGGTGAAAATGTGAAGGCCTTTGCCTTCCATAAGGAAACGATAGCAAAAATGAAAGAGCTTGAAATGGATGAAAGCTATGCTTCCCGCTATGTGAATTTAGGTTTTTCCGGCGGCGAAAGAAAGAAAAGCGAAATTTTTCAAATGCTTATGCTGAATCCTAAACTTGCAATCTTGGATGAAACCGATTCCGGCCTTGACGTAGATGCCGTTAAAATTGTTTCTTCCGGCGTAAACAAATTTAAGAATGAAAATAACGCTATCATTATAATTACCCACAATACGAAAATTCTTGATCAGCTCCATGCAGACTTTGTTCATATACTCATGGACGGAAAAATCGTTAAAACCGGCGGAATAGAATTAATCGATAAAATTAATGAATCCGGCTATGTGTCCTTAGAGAGGTGA
- the sufB gene encoding Fe-S cluster assembly protein SufB, whose translation MEKKKTFVEDIDRELLDLKNSDTESFKIKKGLTKEIVREISSIKNEPEWMLDIRLKSLEVYNHTLMPKWGPSLHELNMDNIITYVSPKTSMKGNWDEVPEDIKATFERLGIPEAEKKSLAGVGAQYDSEVVYHSIKEELTKQGVIYTDMETAVREYEPMIKEYFMKLLPPTSHKFVALHGAVWSGGSFVYVPQGIDVKIPLQSYFRFNSPGAGQFEHTLIIVDKGAKLHFIEGCSAPKYNTINLHAGAVELYVKDEATLRYSTIENWSKNMMNLNTKIAEVGKNARMEWVSGTFGSHITMLYPSSVLKGEGAKTEFTGVSFASKGQVLDTGTKVIHAAPNTSSTISSRSISKDGGVAIYRSSVNVMPEAHNVKSTVSCESLMMDSISRSDTLPVMDIRNDEVDMGHEAKIGRISEEAIFYLMTRGLSEEEAKAMIVRGFVEPITKELPLEYAVEMNNLISIELEGSIG comes from the coding sequence ATGGAAAAGAAAAAGACCTTTGTAGAGGATATAGATAGAGAGCTTCTGGATTTAAAAAATTCCGATACCGAGAGCTTTAAAATTAAAAAAGGTCTTACGAAGGAAATCGTAAGAGAAATATCTTCAATTAAAAACGAACCTGAATGGATGCTTGATATAAGGCTTAAATCCCTTGAGGTTTATAATCATACGCTCATGCCTAAATGGGGTCCTTCCCTTCATGAGCTTAATATGGATAATATCATAACCTACGTTAGCCCTAAAACCTCTATGAAAGGAAACTGGGACGAGGTTCCCGAGGACATTAAGGCTACCTTTGAGCGCCTTGGAATTCCAGAGGCAGAGAAAAAGTCTCTTGCAGGCGTAGGCGCCCAGTATGATTCAGAGGTGGTTTACCACAGCATAAAAGAAGAGCTTACAAAGCAGGGAGTCATCTATACAGATATGGAAACTGCCGTAAGGGAATATGAGCCCATGATAAAGGAATATTTTATGAAGCTCCTTCCCCCTACGTCTCATAAGTTCGTGGCCCTTCACGGGGCTGTATGGTCCGGCGGTTCCTTCGTATACGTTCCCCAGGGAATTGATGTGAAAATCCCTCTCCAGTCTTATTTCAGGTTTAATTCTCCCGGCGCAGGGCAATTTGAGCATACCCTTATTATTGTTGACAAAGGTGCAAAGCTTCATTTTATAGAAGGCTGTTCTGCCCCTAAATATAACACCATAAACCTTCATGCAGGCGCCGTGGAGCTTTACGTAAAAGACGAAGCCACTTTAAGATATTCCACCATAGAAAACTGGTCCAAAAACATGATGAATCTGAATACAAAAATAGCCGAAGTGGGCAAAAACGCCCGCATGGAATGGGTATCAGGTACCTTCGGCTCTCATATAACCATGCTTTATCCTTCCAGTGTTCTGAAAGGCGAAGGAGCGAAAACAGAATTTACAGGGGTAAGCTTTGCCTCTAAAGGGCAAGTTCTCGATACTGGAACGAAGGTTATTCATGCGGCCCCTAATACTTCCTCAACCATAAGCTCCCGTTCTATTTCAAAAGACGGCGGAGTAGCTATATATAGAAGCTCCGTCAATGTTATGCCGGAAGCTCACAATGTAAAATCCACCGTAAGCTGTGAGTCTCTTATGATGGATTCTATATCCCGCTCCGACACTCTTCCCGTTATGGATATAAGAAACGACGAAGTGGATATGGGCCATGAAGCAAAAATAGGCCGTATTTCCGAAGAAGCCATATTTTATTTGATGACGAGAGGGCTTTCGGAAGAAGAAGCGAAGGCTATGATCGTCCGCGGATTTGTTGAGCCGATTACAAAAGAGCTTCCTTTGGAATATGCGGTGGAAATGAATAATTTAATTTCAATAGAGCTTGAAGGAAGCATTGGCTAA